A genomic stretch from Setaria italica strain Yugu1 chromosome VII, Setaria_italica_v2.0, whole genome shotgun sequence includes:
- the LOC101774657 gene encoding chalcone synthase 1, which produces MAAKVTVEEVRKAQRAEGPASVLAIGTVTPPNCVYQADYADYYFRVTKSEHMTELKEKFKRICRKSMIQKRYMHLTEDILLENPNMASYSAPSLNARQDILVEEVPKLGAAAAEKALKEWGQPRSQITHIIFCTTSGVDMPGADSRIIKLLGLDPSVKRVMLYHQGCFAGGMVLRIAKDLAENNRGARVLIVCSEITVVTFRGPSEAHLDSLVGQALFGDGAAAVIVGADPDEHVERPLFQMVSASETILPNSDGAIEGHLREVGLTFHLQERVPELISSNIERLLEESFKPLGISDWNSIFWVAHPGGPAILNAVESKAGIDKARLRATRQVLSEYGNMSSACVLFILDEMRKFSAEDGRATTGEGMDWGVLFGFGPGLTVETVVLHSVPITTGHAA; this is translated from the exons ATGGCGGCGAAGGTGACGGTGGAGGAGGTGAGGAAGGCGCAGCGCGCCGAGGGCCCGGCGTCCGTGCTGGCCATCGGGACGGTGACGCCGCCAAACTGCGTGTACCAGGCGGATTACGCGGACTACTATTTCCGGGTCACCAAGAGCGAGCACATGACCGAGCTCAAGGAGAAATTCAAGAGGATAT GCCGCAAGTCGATGATCCAGAAGCGCTACATGCACTTGACGGAGGACATCCTGCTGGAGAACCCCAACATGGCCTCATACTCTGCCCCATCCCTGAACGCACGCCAGGACATCCTGGTGGAGGAGGTACCCAAGCTGGGCGCCGCAGCGGCGGAGAAGGCGCTCAAAGAGTGGGGCCAGCCGCGTTCCCAGATCACGCACATCATCTTCTGCACCACCTCCGGCGTCGACATGCCCGGCGCCGACTCCCGGATCATCAAGCTCCTCGGCCTGGACCCCTCCGTGAAGCGGGTCATGCTCTACCACCAGGGCTGCTTCGCCGGCGGGATGGTGCTCCGGATCGCCAAGGACCTCGCCGAGAACAACCGCGGTGCCCGGGTGCTGATCGTGTGCTCGGAGATCACCGTGGTAACGTTCCGGGGCCCCTCCGAGGCTCACCTCGACTCGCTAGTCGGCCAGGCTCTgttcggcgacggcgcggctgcGGTGATAGTAGGCGCGGACCCCGACGAGCATGTGGAGCGGCCATTGTTTCAAATGGTATCAGCGTCGGAGACCATTCTGCCTAACTCGGACGGCGCCATTGAAGGTCACCTCCGTGAGGTTGGGCTCACCTTCCATCTCCAGGAAAGAGTCCCGGAGCTCATCTCCTCCAACATCGAGCGCCTGTTGGAGGAGTCCTTCAAGCCGCTCGGCATCTCCGATTGGAACTCCATCTTCTGGGTGGCGCACCCCGGCGGCCCGGCAATCCTGAACGCGGTGGAGTCCAAGGCTGGAATTGACAAGGCCAGGCTCCGCGCCACCCGCCAGGTCCTTTCTGAGTATGGCAACATGTCAAGCGCCTGCGTGCTCTTCATCCTCGACGAGATGCGGAAGTTCTCGGCCGAAGATGGACGAGCTACTACCGGTGAGGGCATGGACTGGGGTGTGCTCTTTGGCTTTGGTCCAGGCCTCACCGTCGAGACCGTCGTTCTCCACAGCGTCCCCATCACTACTGGGCATGCCGCATAA